Proteins encoded by one window of Salmonirosea aquatica:
- a CDS encoding Gfo/Idh/MocA family protein, translated as MKPTRRTFLKNISAASAALATAGVAGTGLAKAGVARPFSIIRDLKKVSPNDKIRIATIGMGIQGNFDTQAALRSSPDTELVAVADLYDGRLQRVKETFGKDIFTTRDYREILARKDIDAVLIVTPDHWHDHITKEALKAGKNVYCEKPMVHHIDEGLSVIDAWKKSGKTMQVGSQRISGAAHREAKRMIDAGDIGAINYIESNNDRFGAIGAWNYSIPPDASPATCDWERFLGDAPKVPFDAKRFFRWRNYRDYGTGVAGDLFVHLITGVHFVTSSLGPERIFSSGELSYWKDGRDVPDVLVSILEYPKTSIHEKFQMVLRVNFANAGSIKNNTRIIGTEGQIEFDGSGIVLTKKKLPVAPGYGNYDSFFTFPEATQKEFVKQYDAQYPPDTRKADPVKEIKFSAPDKEDEHANHFANFFENVRKGSQGTIEDPVFAFRAAAPVLACNESYFDQKTVYWDPVAMKQLKKK; from the coding sequence ATGAAACCAACGCGCAGAACTTTCCTGAAAAACATTTCCGCTGCCTCAGCGGCACTGGCCACCGCCGGAGTGGCTGGTACTGGGCTAGCCAAGGCAGGCGTGGCCCGTCCCTTCTCGATCATCCGGGATTTAAAGAAGGTCAGTCCCAATGACAAAATTCGCATTGCGACCATCGGCATGGGTATTCAAGGCAATTTCGATACCCAGGCGGCTCTCCGTAGTTCGCCCGACACTGAACTGGTAGCTGTAGCCGACCTGTACGACGGGCGCTTGCAACGGGTGAAGGAAACCTTCGGAAAAGATATTTTCACCACCCGCGACTACCGCGAAATCCTGGCCCGAAAGGATATTGATGCCGTGCTTATCGTCACGCCCGACCATTGGCACGACCACATCACTAAGGAGGCTCTGAAAGCCGGGAAAAACGTCTACTGCGAAAAACCCATGGTACACCACATCGACGAAGGTTTGTCGGTGATCGATGCCTGGAAAAAATCGGGAAAAACCATGCAGGTAGGTAGTCAGCGGATCAGTGGCGCGGCGCATAGAGAGGCCAAGCGAATGATCGATGCAGGCGATATCGGCGCCATCAATTATATAGAGTCCAACAACGACCGCTTCGGAGCCATCGGTGCCTGGAATTACTCCATCCCGCCCGATGCCTCCCCGGCTACCTGCGATTGGGAACGCTTCCTAGGCGATGCACCGAAGGTACCCTTCGACGCCAAACGGTTTTTCCGTTGGCGCAACTACCGCGACTACGGTACGGGCGTAGCCGGCGATCTGTTCGTCCACCTGATCACGGGTGTACATTTTGTGACGAGTTCGCTGGGGCCGGAACGTATATTTTCGTCCGGGGAGCTAAGCTACTGGAAGGATGGCCGCGACGTACCCGACGTACTGGTTTCCATCCTGGAATACCCCAAAACCTCCATTCACGAAAAATTCCAGATGGTGCTGCGGGTGAATTTCGCCAATGCGGGCTCCATCAAAAACAACACCCGGATCATCGGAACGGAAGGACAGATCGAGTTTGACGGCTCAGGTATTGTCCTGACCAAGAAAAAGCTCCCTGTGGCTCCTGGCTACGGCAACTACGACAGTTTCTTCACCTTTCCCGAAGCCACGCAAAAGGAATTCGTCAAGCAGTACGACGCTCAATATCCCCCCGACACGCGCAAAGCCGACCCGGTGAAGGAAATCAAGTTCAGTGCTCCCGACAAAGAAGACGAGCACGCCAATCACTTCGCCAATTTCTTTGAGAATGTTCGCAAAGGCAGCCAGGGTACCATCGAAGATCCGGTTTTTGCTTTCCGGGCTGCCGCACCTGTGCTGGCCTGTAATGAGAGCTACTTCGATCAGAAAACCGTATACTGGGATCCCGTGGCGATGAAGCAGCTGAAGAAGAAATAA
- a CDS encoding cold-shock protein, protein MNQGTVKFFNDSKGYGFIKDTQTGQDYFVHISGLVDEIRENDEVTFDLQEGRKGLNAVNVKLA, encoded by the coding sequence ATGAACCAGGGAACAGTAAAATTTTTCAATGATTCGAAAGGGTACGGCTTTATCAAGGATACCCAAACTGGACAGGACTATTTCGTACACATTTCAGGGCTTGTCGACGAAATCCGGGAAAACGACGAAGTTACCTTTGACTTACAGGAAGGTCGTAAGGGCCTTAACGCGGTGAATGTTAAGCTTGCCTAA